The sequence below is a genomic window from Cryptococcus neoformans var. neoformans B-3501A chromosome 8, whole genome shotgun sequence.
TCTGCTCACTCGAGAAGCTGTAACCCGTTTAAGAGCAGGCCAGCTCAAGTCCATACGGCCAACCAAGGGTGAGAtcaagagggaaagagagaatgGAGGTTTGGTAGATGAGCCACCTAGAGAGGTCGAAATTATTGCGCCAGGAAAGACGCCTAGGCGAGGAAAGGGCGGGAGCGAGAAATCTCGCATTCTCATGCTTCGTAAGCCTTTATGTCTATTTTAACCCGTCTATCAGTACGCTCATTCCGGCACTAGACGCTCTCGCCAACATTGAGCAGTATGCGATCGATCTGGCATGGGATATCATTGCCCGCTTCGCACACGTTGAGGTAAATGGCGAAAGATTACCTGTAGAATTTTTCTTGGACTGGGCCAAAGTcgcagaggatgaggcgaAGCATTATACATTACTGGCTAGACGACTAGTGGTGTGTAATATGTTCCAAAGATGAAGCGTGATCATGCTGACGCATTTGTAGGAAATGGGCTCATACTTTGGCGCTCACACAGGTAAGCGCTACGATTCGTATTCTCCCTACATATTCCTTGTCTGCCATTCATTCACCACTGAATCTAGTGCATGCTGGCCTTTGGGAATCTGCAACCCAAACGGCCGACTCTCTCTCCGCGCGCATAGCGATCATCCATCTTGTCGCTGAAGCTCGAGGGATCGACATGAACCCGCTTACATTAGCCAAACTTCAGGCAGCCGGAGATGTCGAGAGCTCAAAGGTACTGGAGATCATTCATGCCGATGAGATTACCCGTGAGTTCCCGTCAGGTCTTAGATTTGTTTCAGACCGTGTTGACATACACCCGAAAGATGTGACTACCGGCCATCGATGGTTTACTTGGCTGTAAGTTTACTCTTCCTCTATCTGGTCTATGTCGGTTTCTTCTGGCGCAGAAATCCTAATTCGATTTATGTTTTCCCTTAATATTAGGTGCGCAAAGCAAGGGTTGGATCCCATCGCCACTTTCCGTTCTGAAGTCGAGGCCAACTTCCGGGGGAAAATCAAAGGCCCCTTCAACGCTGAAGATCGTCTTAAAGCTGTACGTCCTTCCCGTCTCCAGCGAACTTTTTTATCGTTACTTTCCAATTGATGGTTTCCGGATTCTTATCATCGAAAGGAACAGTCGCTAACTTTCACACCCTTTAAAAATCTAGGGCTTAACACCTGACTTCTACGAAGATCTCACAGGACAGCttggctggaaggaagagttggtTAAGAGGGCAGAGAAGGCTGCAAGAGAGGCCGAGGGGGACGAGCATCTTCATCCGAGATTGACATAACATGCGTGTATCGTTAATTCATTGGCTGTCATTCGCTGGTCATTAGCATGTACGATTCTCGCCCTATCGTATCGTACGGTATATCCGAAATCCCCGTCTTCGGTCCGTCGTAACGTATTTCTTCCTATGAGATTTCAGAACTCTAATAAGCAGAGAATATCCCCTACGCCGTGCAATGCTGCCAACTCCCCCAACCAGATAACTGATTCGTGCGTCATATTTGGTATCGTACCAGTATGTATatagaaaaaaaaaacctaGGTACATAATAACCTGTTTCGTTGCAATTTGTAACTGGGATATCTGACTCTATCTGCCATGCCCGCGATTGACGCATCAGGTAGTAATAGATATGAATGACAGGCACAATAATGATAATCCCCCGCGCAATCCGTTACTGGTCTGGCGACTGCTGCGAACCCTCGGACCTGTCGGCAGCAGTGGTCATTCGTTCGGGGGCGACGTGGTTGGCGCCGCTTACTGCACAGTTTTGTCTACTGTTACTAGGCCTTCAGGTCGTTAACTACTACTTTTTGCTATAATTTCGCGTCTGTCGGCATTTCAGAGTAAACTGTCCAACATTGCGGAAACCATCTTGAGATCTGGCCTCTAAAGTCACGCATGGGTCATTTTGCCTTACCGCGATGGAAAGCACAGCAGCGGACTATAAGTAATGTATTAGCTTCTAGTCACAGTACAAGAGTAGCTAGTGgatgaatgatgagagGGGGGGAGGAGTGGATAGCGTCCAAATAGCGTGGCCGACAGTACTAGTGGTATTACGCGTCACGCGTTGGCGTTACTACCTACTAACATGCCAATCTCGGAGATGGACAGGATTCTGAATTCTGATATGCTATTTGTGAATCTTGACCCATAGCTGTCACCAACAACTGTCGGGTTGGCAGTGCTCAATGAGCAGGGTACGCAATAGTTGAATAATACCAGGTACGAACGGTAAAAAGGCACGGATAAGTCGTTCTTTCGTATAACACGACCTGATGAAGTACAAATAACAATAGTGGTATGTAAATGTGCTTATCAAGTCCAGGTTTCCGACACTTAAGTATCGGATAGCGTTAACAAATGCCGAAAGACGAGGAAAGTCCGGTTTATGCGGCTGTTCATCGTCTGCGAACCCAGCACAGCCTCTGTAGTACTGCGATTATTATTAAACGCAACATACCAACCCCTCGGACCAGGTGCAGCTATGATTGATATCTTCTACGCGCTGACATTGGCGTTCGCTACTGTATGTTGTAATATCGgctcatccttctttcttaCTGCAAGGACCAATCTGACCGTATGAGCTTGGGGGCAGGGAGAGTGAGAACAACGAAGGCGAACGATGGGGGATCATCCGAATGTCGTTAATGGGTTTTGAAGAATGGATGTAAGGTCTTATTGATCATCGAAACTGTATGATGCCATTTATGCTACAGAgagctgctgccgcttcttcctttctcgtGGCTTCGTTGTGGTGGCTGTCCAGTGGTTCCACGATTGATAAATTTGAATGGTAATAATTAAATGACGGTGCACCGTGGAGCGACCAGAGTGGTGGCCGATTTTTCGGCTGAAATGAGAAAGGCACTCTCAGGGACAGAAGTTTCCGCCAGTATTTGGACTTGTACTTCGAAGCTAACGACGTTAAAAAGAAGAACCATGCCGGGCGAGATTATGGGAAAAATGGGATTTTCGATCTTGAATTGCTCATAttctctttctttgttGGTGGTCTTCGgaccttttctcttcttgagcCGCCTTACATGCTCCCTGCTGATTGGTGGCTTGTACTCTGTACAGAAAAGTGAGGCGGATGATCATGAAGCAGGGTGTTCGAATATGCTTGATGTACATGATGCGTGAAGTTCCATGTTCAAGTTCATGTTCCATATTCCATGCGTGATCCATGACGTGCAGAATGAAAGATCTGCCTGCTGGATGGCCGATTTCCCCTAATTTTGTTTAGCTTTTTGGCTTTGAATATGAACCCCGTTGCCGCTTTA
It includes:
- a CDS encoding hypothetical protein (HMMPfam hit to DUF455, Protein of unknown function (DUF455), score: 237.3, E(): 2.7e-68), translated to MPISKQFVRIAPLKATFTHTRFHLALRTVDHPVVYHRLLLFRINKPGAESSGSVIGQVSTGLSSWRAPELYCMEETCPHLGAPLSHAEIEDIEDTRAIVCPWHQYDFGMFDRAFRQRLLTFIVDLKDGSSSTGLQACTYEVKVQGIEDEAEVWVEAPHTESFGTDADRQWELVEMRGVSEEFLDPPIPSLASLSVSGHCSPSSLPPHLSHSAPTLPDPLPTSLLAFAHLILRTSDPQLKCLLTREAVTRLRAGQLKSIRPTKGEIKRERENGGLVDEPPREVEIIAPGKTPRRGKGGSEKSRILMLHALANIEQYAIDLAWDIIARFAHVEVNGERLPVEFFLDWAKVAEDEAKHYTLLARRLVEMGSYFGAHTVHAGLWESATQTADSLSARIAIIHLVAEARGIDMNPLTLAKLQAAGDVESSKVLEIIHADEITREFPSGLRFVSDRVDIHPKDVTTGHRWFTWLCAKQGLDPIATFRSEVEANFRGKIKGPFNAEDRLKAGLTPDFYEDLTGQLGWKEELVKRAEKAAREAEGDEHLHPRLT